A segment of the Fibrobacter succinogenes subsp. succinogenes S85 genome:
CTCGGCTGCCGAAGTGCTTGTACGCGTAGGTGCGTGCGGCAACAGCTTGTGCCTTGAGCGCTTCGAACTTGGATTCGTCGAGTTTGCCGATTTCGTAAGGAACGACGCCACGCAAGTAATCTTCAATGTCGATGACGTTGATGGCGTTTAGCTTGTTGCCATTGGCGGTGACGATAAATTCGCCGTTGTAGCAGGCTTTATTGAGGCCTGCCTTGTCTGTTGCAATGGCGATGCAATCGCTTGCGGAAGATCCTGTGGCCTTGAAAACGCGTCGGTCTGCGGTTTGCTGGCGCTTTGATTTTGTCTTGATTTTGAGTTTGCCTTTAGAGGCGGTGATGTGCAGTTCTTCGTTCTTTTGACGGACGAAAATGTTTGGCACACCGACAAAGACGCCCACCTGGATAGGGCGGTTGAGCTCTTTCTTGATTTTTTGAGGAACGATGGTCTGCTCGGATACGCTGTTTGCTTCGATCGGGCTATACTCAGAATTGCCGGCCGCAAGAGATGAGGTCGCCAAAGAGAGTGTCGTCAAAGCAACTGCTGAAAATATCTGGAGCAGGCCCATGGACCTTATTTCTTTTTGAGCTTTGCCTGGGTTTCTTTTGCCATTTTGCGGAGCTTGGACTGATTCATCGTGCGGTCCGACGTCGAGATCTTATCGACAAAGAGGTCGCCGTTGAGGTGGTCGCATTCGTGCTGGATGCAGCGGGCGAACAGACCTTCGCAGTTATGAATTTCCTGGGCTTCGCCATTGATGTCAAAGAAACGCACTGTCACGCGGTCCGGACGGACAACGTTGCAGAAAATTTCCGGGAGGGAGAGGCAACCTTCATCGTAATCGACGTTCTTGGCATCCGGTTCAGCTTCCCATTCAGGATTGAACATGATGTACGGACGCGGTTCCTCTTCGTCTGGAATGGCGGTGTCAATGACCACGAGACGGATGTTCTTGCCAATCTGCGGAGCGGCAAGGCCGCAGCCCGGAGCATCGTACATGGTTTCGAGCATGTCTTTTGCGAGCTGGCGGAGTTCCGGCGTGATTTCGGTGATGGGTTCGCACTTTTTGCGAAGCACCGGGTCACCGTAAATTCTGATGGGGAGAATGGCCATGATTACTTCTTTTCTTCGACCTTAGCGGAAGTGTCGTTGTTGATGACGCGGAGAATGGCTGCCTTTTCGAATTCGATGGTGGAGGTGCCAGTGCGGAGCGTGATGATGTTTTCTTCCATGCTAGCGATGGTGCCGATGATGCCTGCGGCGGTCATGACCTTGTCGCCCTTCTTGAGCTGCTTGCGCATTTCGTCCATCTGCTTCATTTCCTTCTGCTTCGGGCGGATGAAGAAGAGCCACATCACCACAAAGAGGAGGATGAGCGGGAGGAAGCTAGCGAGAGCACCCGGCTGTTCCGGCTGTGCGGCTGCATCCTGAGCGAAAGCGGCGATGGA
Coding sequences within it:
- the def gene encoding peptide deformylase, which codes for MAILPIRIYGDPVLRKKCEPITEITPELRQLAKDMLETMYDAPGCGLAAPQIGKNIRLVVIDTAIPDEEEPRPYIMFNPEWEAEPDAKNVDYDEGCLSLPEIFCNVVRPDRVTVRFFDINGEAQEIHNCEGLFARCIQHECDHLNGDLFVDKISTSDRTMNQSKLRKMAKETQAKLKKK
- the yajC gene encoding preprotein translocase subunit YajC — encoded protein: MKLSALLVTLSSIAAFAQDAAAQPEQPGALASFLPLILLFVVMWLFFIRPKQKEMKQMDEMRKQLKKGDKVMTAAGIIGTIASMEENIITLRTGTSTIEFEKAAILRVINNDTSAKVEEKK